The following are encoded in a window of Rosa chinensis cultivar Old Blush chromosome 4, RchiOBHm-V2, whole genome shotgun sequence genomic DNA:
- the LOC112195909 gene encoding uncharacterized protein LOC112195909: MAFVSSAGRLLFASVFLLSAWQEFNEFGSDGGAAAKYLRPKLDVFSSHLLAHTGVQVPKQVEIKHLVAAAIVLKGVGGVLFIFGSTLGAVLLLLHQAIATPILYDFYNYDAEKKEFNQLFLKFTQNLALFGALLFFISMKISMPKRLRKRAPKAKTT, encoded by the exons ATGGCCTTCGTTTCTTCCGCTGGGAGACTCCTTTTCGCCTCCGTCTTCCTTCTCTCCGCTTGGCAAGA GTTCAATGAATTTGGTTCGGATGGGGGAGCTGCAGCTAAGTATTTGAGACCAAAGCTCGATGTTTTCTCGAGCCATCTGTTAGCTCATACCGGTGTGCAAGTGCCCAAGCAAGTTGAG ATTAAGCATTTAGTGGCGGCGGCGATTGTCTTGAAGGGTGTCGGGGGTGTTCTTTTCATCTTTGGAAGTACTCTTGGAGCTGTTCTGCTG CTTCTGCATCAGGCCATTGCAACTCCTATATTGTATGACTTCTACAACTATGATGCGGAGAAAAAAGAATTCAATCAACTTTTCCTCAAGTTTACCCAG AATTTGGCCTTGTTTGGGGCTCTGCTCTTTTTCATAAGCATGAAGATATCAATGCCAAAGAGACTCAGGAAAAGAGCTCCCAAAGCTAAAACTACATGA